A genomic window from Salvia hispanica cultivar TCC Black 2014 chromosome 5, UniMelb_Shisp_WGS_1.0, whole genome shotgun sequence includes:
- the LOC125188956 gene encoding protein MEI2-like 4, with translation MIKNIPNKYTSKMLLATIDEHCKGTYDFLYLPIDFQNKCNVGYAFINLLSPLNIIPFYEAFNGKRWEKFNSEKVTYLAYARIQGKASLVAHFKHTTLMNEDKQCRPILFD, from the exons atgataaaaaatatCCCCAACAA ATACACATCAAAGATGTTACTGGCTACCATTGATGAACATTGTAAAGGAACTTATGATTTTCTCTATTTGCCCATTGATTTCCAG AACAAATGCAACGTTGGTTACGCATTTATCAACTTGCTGTCTCCATTAAACATCATCCCATTTTATGAG GCATTCAATGGAAAGAGGTGGGAGAAATTCAACAGTGAAAAAGTCACCTATTTGGCATATGCTCGAATTCAAGGGAAGGCTTCCCTCGTTGCCCATTTCAAGCACACGACTTTGATGAACGAAGATAAGCAATGTAGGCCGATTCTCTTTGACTAA